The following proteins are co-located in the Cydia pomonella isolate Wapato2018A chromosome 19, ilCydPomo1, whole genome shotgun sequence genome:
- the LOC133528224 gene encoding uncharacterized protein LOC133528224, with translation MKNNTKSNEIKKIKAQIAWCKGYTTKIEKLLDEPDKPLDFETAQIRLEQTEANLKKYNDLALELAILTEKDSSEDFEEEDEHEERTIIVISRLRKLTSTVSKTTTSSSSSETTVDTTGVTSYHGGVRLPEIDIPAYDGKDYTKYVAFIELFDAIIDSSDKLKPVQKLFYLKKYLKGEALALIEGLPLTSESYGKARELIKLRYDNKFLVITNHIQAIIDSTPIAKGTASNLRELVANTRQHLGALKALGQPIEQWDLIVLTIILKKVDQFSCRAYHQERDSDKMPNLEDFLSFVERRASSFEESQQSEDCDLWTKKFEFPGNKMLRGAGSKV, from the coding sequence atgaaaaataataccaaatccaacgaaataaagaaaataaaggcACAGATCGCGTGGTGTAAAGGATATACAACCAAAATAGAAAAACTTTTAGACGAACCGGACAAGCCTTTAGACTTTGAAACAGCACAAATTAGATTGGAACAAACAGAAGCCAATCTCAAAAAATACAACGACTTAGCGCTGGAGCTAGCCATCTTGACTGAAAAGGATTCATCTGAAGATTTTGAAGAAGAGGATGAACACGAGGAGCGAACAATAATCGTCATCTCGAGATTACGGAAACTAACCTCAACAGTATCGAAAACAACTACGTCTTCGTCATCGTCAGAAACAACAGTGGATACCACGGGCGTGACTAGTTACCATGGTGGAGTACGGTTACCGGAAATCGACATTCCTGCGTACGACGGGAAGGATTACACTAAATACGTCGCATTCATCGAGCTCTTCGACGCGATAATAGACTCCAGTGACAAGTTGAAACCAGTGCAAAAACTTTTCTATttgaaaaaatacctaaaaggTGAAGCTTTAGCCTTAATAGAAGGACTTCCCTTAACCAGTGAATCATATGGTAAAGCCAGAGAACTAATTAAATTGCGTTATGATAACAAATTTTTAGTAATAACAAATCACATTCAAGCTATAATAGATAGCACACCCATTGCAAAAGGTACTGCCAGCAACCTGAGGGAACTTGTTGCCAATACTCGTCAGCATCTAGGTGCTCTTAAAGCCTTAGGTCAGCCAATAGAACAATGGGACTTAATTGTACTAACTATTATCTTAAAAAAGGTGGATCAGTTTTCGTGCAGAGCCTATCATCAGGAACGGGACAGTGACAAGATGCCAAATCTTGAAGATTTCTTGTCATTTGTGGAGAGGAGAGCCAGCAGCTTTGAAGAAAGCCAGCAAAGTGAAG